A window from Actinomycetospora corticicola encodes these proteins:
- a CDS encoding FAD binding domain-containing protein, producing the protein MKAAPFAYVRPPTLDDVLAELAGGDGKVLAGGQSLVPVLAMRLGRPATLVDVTAVPELGEHGPDGRSGYRVGASVRQRVVEHDPAAQDVPLVSMAMPFVGHRELRSRGTVCGSLAHADPAAELPAVACCLDAQVEVAGPGGTRTVAAQEFVTGAMSTTAGPEDVVTAVTFPTAGPGDGFGFAEIARRHGDFALAGVVCRVHVTEAGAVDAAALTGFGISDRAVTRDVTALLAAGESEDDLRPATTELAAAIVDTGGDTHGSTGYRRRLFAVLAARELSRALHRAREGRTTR; encoded by the coding sequence GTGAAGGCAGCTCCGTTCGCCTACGTCCGGCCCCCGACCCTCGACGACGTGCTCGCCGAGCTCGCGGGCGGCGACGGCAAGGTCCTGGCCGGCGGCCAGTCCCTGGTCCCCGTGCTGGCGATGCGGCTCGGCCGGCCCGCCACCCTGGTCGACGTCACCGCCGTGCCCGAGCTCGGGGAGCACGGCCCGGACGGACGCTCCGGGTACCGGGTCGGGGCGAGCGTCCGGCAGCGGGTCGTGGAACACGACCCCGCCGCGCAGGACGTGCCCCTCGTGTCGATGGCCATGCCCTTCGTCGGGCACCGGGAACTGCGCAGCCGCGGCACGGTCTGCGGCAGCCTCGCCCACGCCGACCCGGCCGCGGAGCTGCCCGCCGTGGCCTGCTGCCTCGACGCGCAGGTCGAGGTGGCCGGGCCCGGCGGGACCCGCACCGTGGCCGCGCAGGAGTTCGTCACCGGGGCCATGTCCACGACGGCCGGGCCCGAGGACGTCGTCACCGCGGTCACCTTCCCGACGGCGGGTCCCGGCGACGGGTTCGGGTTCGCCGAGATCGCCCGCCGGCACGGCGACTTCGCCCTGGCCGGGGTGGTGTGCCGGGTGCACGTCACCGAGGCCGGGGCGGTGGACGCCGCCGCCCTGACCGGCTTCGGGATCTCCGACCGTGCGGTCACCCGCGACGTCACCGCGCTGCTCGCTGCGGGCGAGAGCGAGGACGACCTCCGGCCGGCCACCACCGAACTGGCCGCCGCGATCGTCGACACCGGCGGCGACACGCACGGCTCCACCGGGTACCGACGGCGGCTGTTCGCCGTCCTCGCCGCCCGTGAGCTGTCCCGGGCGCTGCACCGCGCCCGCGAGGGGAGGACCACGAGATGA
- a CDS encoding xanthine dehydrogenase family protein molybdopterin-binding subunit — protein MTTDSADTVPPRWTPSRDEDAALVAGRGRFLDDLDPLPGTLVAAVVRSTRPHARLVSVDLSRARAHPGVAAVIGPEEVRAALRPFPLSTGAAMPYLPTGVDKVRFVGEPIAVVVATDRYVAEDAAELVEVDYEDLPAVSDARSGLAEDAPLLHDDAGSNVATDRTFSFGAPDDRFAAAAHVVTRRYEFPRYSSVPMECYSVIAHWTEQDGGPFVEAWANFHGPFSMVPVMAGALRLPTSRLRLHVPADIGGSFGIKAGIYPYVVLLALASKHAGTPVRWTEDRVEHLTASSSGADRSMEFSAALDAGGTITALRADLVDNVGAYLRPPEPSTLYRCFGNITGPYRIDAVGIRARAVVTNTMPTGLNRGFGGQQLYFGLERLLDDIAAELGTDAHELRRRNLITSFPHETATGGVYDSGDYLTALDLAMKNADLPELERRRDEARAAGAHYGIGTALVVDPSGTNIGYVGLATPAEERTPGRDKSGSTEHVRMSVDPQGVVTVLLGSVPQGQGHATVARKIAAERLGLPLDQVRSVIDMDTATTPWTVTSGSYSSRFAPLVTSAVVAAADTIATTVRAAASTLLDGADPETLVLDGGEVRAPDGRAVKFRHAAGVVHWDPAALPEGVPARLYAEAEFSPRETRAATADDRINSSLCYGFVAEIVAVRIDPDTLEIEVDRVSSVHDAGTVLDQTLLDGQVYGALVHGLGGAAYEEFTHAPSGQPTAATFLDYLCPTSAEAGFELRTDHVVSPSPLTPLGAKGCGEGSSMSFPVAYANAVADALAPLGVPVTSLPLHGEVLHQLLNHDRKDA, from the coding sequence ATGACCACCGACAGCGCCGACACCGTCCCGCCGCGGTGGACGCCGTCCCGCGACGAGGACGCGGCCCTGGTCGCCGGTCGCGGCCGGTTCCTCGACGACCTCGACCCGCTGCCGGGGACGCTGGTGGCCGCGGTCGTGCGGTCCACCCGGCCGCACGCCCGCCTCGTCTCGGTGGACCTGTCGCGGGCCCGGGCGCACCCCGGCGTCGCCGCGGTCATCGGGCCCGAGGAGGTGCGGGCCGCCCTGCGTCCCTTCCCGCTGTCCACCGGGGCGGCGATGCCCTACCTGCCGACCGGCGTCGACAAGGTCCGGTTCGTCGGTGAGCCGATCGCCGTCGTGGTGGCCACCGACCGCTACGTCGCCGAGGACGCCGCCGAGCTCGTCGAGGTCGACTACGAGGACCTGCCCGCCGTCAGCGACGCCCGCTCCGGCCTGGCCGAGGACGCTCCGCTGCTGCACGACGACGCCGGGTCCAACGTCGCGACCGACCGCACCTTCTCGTTCGGCGCGCCCGACGACCGCTTCGCGGCCGCTGCCCACGTGGTCACCCGCCGCTACGAGTTCCCGCGCTACTCCTCCGTGCCGATGGAGTGCTACTCCGTCATCGCGCACTGGACCGAGCAGGACGGCGGGCCGTTCGTCGAGGCCTGGGCGAACTTCCACGGACCGTTCTCGATGGTGCCCGTGATGGCGGGCGCGCTGCGGCTCCCGACCTCGCGGCTGCGCCTGCACGTCCCGGCCGACATCGGCGGCAGCTTCGGGATCAAGGCCGGCATCTATCCCTACGTGGTGCTCCTCGCGCTGGCGTCGAAGCATGCGGGGACACCGGTGCGCTGGACCGAGGACCGCGTGGAGCACCTCACGGCGAGTTCGTCGGGCGCCGACCGGTCGATGGAGTTCTCGGCGGCGCTCGACGCCGGGGGCACGATCACCGCGCTGCGCGCCGATCTCGTCGACAACGTCGGGGCCTACCTGCGGCCCCCGGAGCCGTCGACGCTGTACCGCTGCTTCGGCAACATCACCGGGCCCTACCGGATCGACGCCGTCGGCATCCGTGCGCGGGCGGTGGTCACCAACACGATGCCGACCGGCCTGAACCGCGGGTTCGGCGGCCAGCAGCTCTACTTCGGGTTGGAGCGGCTCCTCGACGACATCGCCGCCGAGCTCGGCACCGACGCCCACGAGCTGCGCCGTCGCAACCTCATCACCTCCTTCCCGCACGAGACCGCGACCGGGGGGGTCTACGACTCCGGGGACTACCTCACCGCGCTCGACCTCGCGATGAAGAACGCCGACCTCCCCGAGCTGGAGAGACGACGCGACGAGGCCCGCGCGGCCGGCGCCCACTACGGCATCGGGACCGCGCTCGTCGTCGACCCGTCCGGCACCAACATCGGCTACGTCGGACTCGCCACCCCCGCCGAGGAGCGGACCCCCGGACGGGACAAGTCCGGGTCGACCGAGCACGTGCGGATGTCGGTCGACCCCCAGGGCGTCGTCACCGTGCTGCTCGGCTCGGTCCCCCAGGGACAGGGACACGCCACCGTGGCCCGCAAGATCGCCGCCGAACGCCTCGGGCTGCCTCTCGACCAGGTCCGCTCCGTGATCGACATGGACACCGCGACGACCCCCTGGACGGTCACCTCCGGCAGCTACTCCTCCCGGTTCGCGCCCCTGGTGACCAGCGCCGTCGTCGCTGCGGCCGACACCATCGCCACCACCGTGCGCGCCGCCGCGTCGACGCTGCTCGACGGCGCCGACCCGGAGACGCTCGTCCTCGACGGGGGCGAGGTCCGCGCCCCGGACGGCCGCGCGGTGAAGTTCCGCCACGCCGCCGGCGTCGTGCACTGGGACCCCGCCGCGCTCCCCGAGGGCGTCCCGGCCCGGCTCTACGCGGAGGCCGAGTTCTCCCCGCGCGAGACCCGGGCCGCCACGGCGGACGACCGGATCAACTCCTCGCTCTGCTACGGCTTCGTCGCCGAGATCGTCGCGGTACGGATCGACCCGGACACCCTCGAGATCGAGGTCGACCGGGTGTCGTCGGTCCACGACGCCGGCACCGTCCTCGACCAGACCCTGCTCGACGGGCAGGTGTACGGGGCGCTGGTGCACGGGCTCGGGGGCGCCGCCTACGAGGAGTTCACCCACGCCCCGTCGGGACAGCCGACCGCGGCGACGTTCCTAGACTACCTGTGCCCCACCTCGGCCGAGGCGGGCTTCGAGCTGCGCACCGACCACGTGGTGTCGCCCTCGCCGCTCACCCCGCTCGGGGCCAAGGGCTGCGGCGAGGGCTCCTCGATGAGCTTCCCCGTGGCCTACGCCAACGCCGTCGCGGACGCCCTGGCACCGCTCGGTGTCCCCGTCACCTCCCTGCCCCTGCACGGCGAGGTGCTCCACCAGCTCCTGAACCACGATCGGAAGGACGCCTGA
- a CDS encoding putative quinol monooxygenase has protein sequence MATKALLVTLEAKPGQEEAVEEFLRSALPLVEAEPGTYPWFAVRFGSTTFGIIDAFPDEAARDTHLGGAVGQALRERSDELFASAPEVRAIDVLAEKL, from the coding sequence ATGGCGACCAAGGCACTGCTGGTGACGCTCGAGGCCAAGCCGGGCCAGGAGGAGGCGGTCGAGGAGTTCCTGCGGTCCGCGTTGCCCCTGGTGGAGGCGGAGCCCGGCACCTACCCGTGGTTCGCGGTGCGCTTCGGCTCCACGACCTTCGGGATCATCGACGCCTTCCCCGACGAGGCCGCACGCGACACCCACCTCGGCGGCGCGGTGGGCCAGGCGCTGCGCGAGCGCAGCGACGAGCTGTTCGCATCGGCACCCGAGGTCCGTGCGATCGACGTGCTGGCCGAGAAACTGTGA
- a CDS encoding xanthine dehydrogenase family Fe-S subunit, which translates to MTAVPDSPARRDTGSRRVPAPAARIAAHESAEVTFTVNGTETTVEVSPRMHLGDVLRERLGLTGTHLGCEHGVCGMCTVLLDGEAARACLLFAVQCEGAEIVTVEGLGTPDDQHPLQQAFSAHHALQCGFCTPGMLMSSYDLLANAPEAAAENLPEAMSGVLCRCTGYRGILAAVSDVAESYPDGVPEPRGCAPRMLVGRTSPGAGTAAEEAGTAAPQLTEVRLPTGPPSAVVDVTSQLASPVDRVWGVLTDFDLLARCLPGAQLVESYDEDRHRGRATVALGPVKLSFEGLAQVVERDPDAHRLRFHGQGRDTGGSATAADVVLHASPTADGGTELSAHADVHLSGRVAQFGRALAGDVSRRLFEQFAAGVDEAAETGSVSEVPLGRRLRLAAGAARDAAIGAVRRTAHRLRDRARRGSTG; encoded by the coding sequence ATGACCGCCGTGCCCGACTCGCCCGCCCGGCGGGACACCGGCTCCCGCCGGGTCCCGGCGCCCGCCGCCCGGATCGCGGCCCACGAGTCCGCCGAGGTGACCTTCACCGTCAACGGCACCGAGACCACCGTCGAGGTGTCGCCCCGGATGCACCTCGGCGACGTGCTGCGCGAGCGCCTGGGACTCACCGGCACCCACCTCGGCTGTGAGCACGGGGTGTGCGGCATGTGCACCGTGCTCCTCGACGGTGAGGCCGCCCGGGCCTGCCTCCTGTTCGCCGTGCAGTGCGAGGGCGCCGAGATCGTCACCGTGGAGGGACTCGGCACCCCCGACGACCAGCACCCGCTGCAGCAGGCGTTCTCCGCCCACCACGCCCTGCAGTGCGGCTTCTGCACCCCCGGCATGTTGATGAGCAGCTACGACCTGCTCGCCAACGCCCCGGAGGCCGCCGCCGAGAACCTGCCCGAGGCGATGTCGGGCGTGCTGTGCCGCTGCACCGGCTACCGGGGCATCCTCGCCGCGGTCTCCGACGTCGCCGAGTCCTACCCCGACGGCGTCCCGGAACCTCGCGGGTGCGCGCCCCGCATGCTGGTCGGCCGGACGTCGCCCGGTGCCGGCACAGCGGCCGAGGAGGCCGGGACGGCCGCCCCGCAGCTCACCGAGGTGCGGCTGCCCACCGGCCCGCCCTCGGCGGTCGTCGACGTGACCTCCCAGCTCGCCTCACCGGTGGACCGGGTCTGGGGCGTGCTCACCGACTTCGACCTCCTGGCGCGCTGCCTGCCCGGGGCCCAGCTCGTCGAGTCCTACGACGAGGACCGCCACCGCGGACGCGCCACCGTCGCGCTCGGCCCCGTGAAGCTCTCCTTCGAGGGCCTCGCCCAGGTCGTCGAGCGCGACCCGGACGCCCACCGGCTCCGGTTCCACGGTCAGGGCCGGGACACCGGTGGCAGCGCGACCGCCGCCGACGTCGTCCTCCACGCCTCGCCGACCGCCGACGGCGGCACCGAGCTCAGCGCGCACGCCGACGTGCACCTCTCGGGACGGGTCGCGCAGTTCGGTCGGGCGTTGGCCGGCGACGTGTCGCGCCGTCTGTTCGAGCAGTTCGCCGCGGGGGTGGACGAGGCCGCCGAGACCGGTTCGGTCTCCGAGGTCCCGCTCGGCCGCAGGCTGCGCCTCGCGGCCGGGGCCGCCCGCGACGCCGCGATCGGCGCCGTCCGCCGGACCGCGCACCGCCTCCGGGACCGCGCTCGGCGCGGGAGCACCGGATGA
- a CDS encoding enoyl-CoA hydratase/isomerase family protein has protein sequence MPLTGGDVTLERDGHVAYVTLSHGRYTVVTMAMRRLVAERFAEIDRDPEVRVVVVRSDGEHFTSGGDIAGFMEVDPIDLTDLGHDVTAAARSPKPVIAAIDGYCFGVGLEMVLSCDVRLGTVRTQLALPEMNLGMIPGSGGTQRLARLVGLSRAKFHIMSATRIQAQQALDWGILSGELHADRDALDAAVDTLAQKMAGLSPAALRTAKEVLDRGTDGPLYTGIELERKAYSMLRATEDFAEGVKAFGEKRAPVFTGR, from the coding sequence ATGCCACTGACCGGCGGCGACGTCACCCTCGAGCGCGACGGCCACGTCGCCTACGTGACGCTCTCCCACGGCAGGTACACCGTCGTGACGATGGCGATGCGCCGGCTGGTGGCCGAGCGGTTCGCCGAGATCGACCGGGACCCCGAGGTGCGGGTCGTGGTCGTGCGCAGCGACGGCGAGCACTTCACCTCCGGGGGTGACATCGCCGGGTTCATGGAGGTCGACCCGATCGACCTCACCGACCTCGGGCACGACGTCACCGCCGCGGCCCGGAGCCCGAAGCCCGTCATCGCGGCGATCGACGGGTACTGCTTCGGCGTCGGTCTGGAGATGGTGCTCTCCTGCGACGTCCGGCTCGGCACGGTGCGCACCCAGCTGGCCCTGCCCGAGATGAACCTCGGCATGATCCCCGGCTCCGGCGGCACCCAGCGCCTCGCGCGGCTCGTCGGCCTCTCCCGGGCGAAGTTCCACATCATGTCGGCCACCCGGATCCAGGCCCAGCAGGCGCTGGACTGGGGGATCCTGTCCGGTGAGCTCCACGCCGACCGCGACGCCCTGGACGCGGCCGTCGACACGCTGGCGCAGAAGATGGCCGGCCTCTCCCCGGCGGCGCTGCGCACGGCGAAGGAGGTCCTCGACCGTGGTACCGACGGGCCCCTCTACACCGGGATCGAGCTGGAGCGGAAGGCCTACTCGATGCTGCGGGCCACCGAGGACTTCGCCGAGGGCGTGAAGGCGTTCGGCGAGAAGCGCGCCCCCGTCTTCACGGGGCGGTGA